From a region of the Synechococcus sp. PCC 7502 genome:
- a CDS encoding YafY family protein, which yields MPKFSKPHSYSDRQAFERLMLLIATLIKYPGIGSADSVDKCMEERGEHDSIAIVKRKLGEISQKFGIELDCSIPTIRKDMLTLRNYGILEKRMYRWGYYLGTGVMTKEELSVALNAFASLAEYQRSPKVMKIYASLTKRLQGFNSEGNSKFLYPVRSQINRAIVHTDIEEMVSDRQYKNTLFHSLDTVEIAITEGQAVEIDCCSDPYEGELGLITIYPLQLIYHDIAWYLLYEKCENNHLVIARIDRFTDHCRIINFQTRSIEVQIQNLEIAHKLINNGWGLYLGNPVEQKLERERKLNFEVVKVRFFAPVIKFIEEGQKRHISQKINCKGKPQFIDYQVDLPSRSFSEFSRWVGRFMENAVVLSPNNLVEKHRESAKKLNEIYSLSSTQ from the coding sequence ATGCCAAAATTCTCTAAACCTCATTCTTATAGCGATCGCCAAGCATTTGAAAGATTAATGCTTTTGATTGCTACACTGATTAAGTATCCTGGTATTGGCAGTGCTGATTCGGTAGATAAATGTATGGAGGAAAGAGGAGAACATGATTCTATTGCAATCGTAAAACGGAAGCTAGGTGAAATATCACAGAAATTTGGCATAGAGCTTGATTGTTCCATTCCTACAATTCGTAAGGATATGCTAACTCTGCGAAACTATGGGATTCTAGAAAAACGAATGTACCGATGGGGTTACTATCTGGGAACTGGAGTGATGACAAAAGAAGAGTTAAGCGTTGCCCTTAATGCCTTTGCTTCATTGGCAGAATATCAGCGATCGCCCAAGGTAATGAAAATATATGCGTCGTTAACAAAAAGATTACAAGGATTTAATTCTGAAGGTAATAGTAAGTTTTTATATCCTGTTAGATCACAAATTAATAGAGCGATCGTGCATACAGACATTGAGGAAATGGTAAGTGATAGGCAATATAAAAATACTTTATTTCATTCACTTGATACTGTAGAAATAGCTATTACAGAAGGGCAAGCAGTAGAAATAGATTGTTGCTCCGATCCTTATGAAGGGGAGCTAGGATTGATTACAATTTATCCTTTGCAACTGATTTATCATGATATTGCTTGGTATTTACTATATGAAAAATGTGAGAATAATCACCTTGTAATAGCCCGTATTGATAGATTTACCGATCATTGCAGAATAATTAACTTTCAAACTCGCAGCATAGAAGTTCAAATACAAAACTTAGAGATAGCTCATAAGTTAATAAATAATGGATGGGGACTATATCTAGGAAATCCCGTGGAACAAAAATTAGAGCGTGAACGCAAACTTAATTTTGAAGTTGTAAAAGTTCGCTTTTTTGCTCCAGTTATAAAATTTATTGAAGAAGGACAAAAGCGGCATATTTCTCAGAAAATTAATTGTAAGGGTAAGCCCCAGTTTATTGATTATCAAGTTGATCTACCCTCTAGATCTTTTAGTGAGTTTAGCCGATGGGTAGGACGATTTATGGAGAATGCTGTTGTCCTATCACCTAATAATCTTGTGGAAAAACATAGAGAATCAGCTAAGAAGTTAAATGAAATTTATAGCCTTTCTAGTACTCAGTAA
- a CDS encoding DEAD/DEAH box helicase: MPSLIPSLNSCVARMTSGEKRLAVRLEQKLDDDYLIWYDVPIGKKQLHPDFIILHRLRGLLVLEVKDWKIDTIKNVTRAKWTIADRNTNELKQVDNPLEQARKYALHAVKLLERDAELVHPLKNAYAGKCIVPYGYGVVFTNISRAVFDKQGLGEVIESNLVICKDEMLESVDEVEFQQRLWNMFPYHFDRTLSPHQVNRIRWHIFPDIAIQPSLLPEPEEDEEVLPVTIAPDLIKIMDLQQEQLARSLGTGHRVIHGVAGSGKTLILLHRSQYLAETSNKHILVLCYNISLATKLRQILRAKGINQNIVTVQHFHRWCAEMLRLYQVPLPETKHQGNEFVKQLVNQVVLGVEQKKIPKGKYGAVLLDEGHDFQPTWFNLIVQMVDPETNSLLVLYDDAQSIYEKRERGKFSFASVGIQARGRTTILKLNYRNTEEILSFAYEFAKNIMQPTEDSEEDAPVLIKPESVGRHGAKPTFTRLSSFSAETRHICDRIKDYRNRGIAWNDIGIIYRTDFMGRSLSRALKNADIPVEWFNADSHSKNYHPEAQSVKLLTMHSSKGLEFPVVFIAGIGFMPMQSQAIADETRLLYVAMTRATEYLELTCDRDSVFVNKLEKVLQG, encoded by the coding sequence ATGCCCTCTCTAATCCCATCTCTCAATAGTTGCGTAGCTCGAATGACATCAGGCGAAAAGCGGCTTGCGGTGAGACTAGAACAAAAACTAGATGACGATTATCTAATCTGGTATGACGTACCTATTGGCAAAAAGCAACTGCACCCCGATTTCATCATTCTGCACCGATTGAGAGGCTTATTGGTACTAGAAGTTAAAGACTGGAAAATCGACACGATCAAAAATGTCACTAGAGCTAAATGGACGATCGCCGATCGCAATACCAACGAACTTAAGCAAGTAGATAATCCCCTAGAACAAGCAAGAAAGTATGCCCTTCATGCTGTGAAATTACTTGAACGTGATGCCGAGCTAGTCCATCCTCTTAAAAATGCCTACGCTGGCAAGTGTATAGTTCCATATGGCTATGGTGTTGTGTTTACCAATATCTCAAGAGCAGTTTTTGATAAGCAAGGCTTAGGTGAAGTTATTGAGTCAAATTTGGTAATCTGCAAAGATGAAATGCTTGAAAGTGTTGATGAAGTGGAGTTTCAACAAAGACTATGGAATATGTTCCCGTACCATTTCGATCGCACCCTAAGCCCGCATCAAGTTAATCGCATCCGTTGGCATATATTTCCAGATATTGCAATTCAGCCGTCGCTATTACCAGAGCCTGAAGAGGATGAAGAAGTCTTACCTGTAACAATTGCACCTGACCTGATTAAAATCATGGACTTGCAACAGGAGCAACTAGCACGAAGTTTGGGTACTGGACATCGGGTAATTCATGGAGTAGCTGGGTCTGGTAAAACATTGATTTTGCTCCATCGTTCTCAGTATTTAGCAGAGACGAGTAACAAACACATTTTGGTACTGTGCTATAACATTTCCTTAGCCACAAAACTAAGACAGATACTCAGAGCCAAGGGTATCAATCAAAATATAGTTACAGTTCAGCATTTTCATCGCTGGTGTGCGGAAATGTTGCGACTGTACCAAGTACCTTTACCCGAGACCAAGCATCAAGGTAATGAATTTGTAAAGCAGTTGGTTAACCAAGTTGTTCTAGGGGTGGAGCAAAAGAAAATACCCAAAGGCAAATATGGTGCAGTGTTGCTAGATGAAGGGCATGATTTTCAACCGACTTGGTTCAATCTGATTGTGCAGATGGTTGATCCAGAAACTAATTCATTATTAGTGCTGTATGACGATGCTCAAAGTATTTATGAAAAGCGAGAACGGGGTAAATTTAGTTTTGCCAGTGTAGGCATACAAGCTAGGGGTAGGACAACCATCCTCAAGCTTAATTACCGCAATACTGAAGAGATTTTGAGCTTTGCCTATGAATTTGCTAAAAATATCATGCAGCCGACTGAAGACAGTGAAGAAGATGCACCCGTTCTTATCAAGCCCGAATCTGTAGGCAGACATGGGGCAAAGCCGACATTTACCCGTTTGTCTAGTTTTTCAGCAGAGACAAGACATATATGCGATCGCATTAAGGACTATAGAAACAGAGGTATAGCATGGAATGATATTGGCATAATCTACCGTACTGACTTCATGGGGCGATCGCTTAGCCGTGCTTTGAAAAATGCTGATATACCTGTGGAATGGTTCAACGCAGATAGCCATAGTAAAAACTACCACCCCGAAGCACAAAGCGTGAAATTATTGACGATGCACAGTAGCAAAGGTTTGGAGTTTCCAGTGGTGTTTATAGCAGGTATTGGATTTATGCCGATGCAGTCCCAGGCGATCGCTGACGAGACAAGATTGCTCTATGTTGCCATGACTAGAGCTACTGAATATTTGGAATTGACTTGCGATCGGGATTCGGTATTTGTAAATAAATTGGAGAAGGTGCTTCAGGGTTAG
- a CDS encoding PHB depolymerase family esterase — translation MQRQICGLLLGWLLTASGANAQTVERMTFLDGRQRTYLVHVPPQAAFGKRLPLVLVFHGGGGDAKGMEHLTHFSDLADRKGFYVVYPNGVNRHWQDGRDFYKNGVNDIAFVNQILAEVSKSYSLDDRYIFATGISNGGIFSHYVGAMLSDRIAAIAPVVGGISEPLAKQFAPSSPISVFILQGTEDPLVLYEGEMLQKPEVELSALRQQLSFGCIITRPIDCQKPLYCLM, via the coding sequence ATGCAAAGACAAATCTGTGGATTACTTTTGGGATGGCTCCTAACCGCTTCTGGGGCTAATGCCCAAACTGTTGAAAGGATGACATTCTTAGACGGAAGACAACGAACGTATCTAGTCCATGTACCACCGCAAGCAGCATTTGGGAAACGATTGCCTTTAGTGTTGGTATTCCACGGTGGGGGTGGAGACGCTAAAGGTATGGAACACCTCACTCATTTCAGCGATCTTGCCGATCGTAAAGGTTTTTATGTGGTTTATCCAAATGGTGTTAATCGGCACTGGCAGGATGGTCGTGATTTTTATAAAAACGGGGTAAATGATATTGCCTTTGTCAATCAGATATTGGCAGAAGTAAGCAAATCTTACAGCTTGGACGATCGCTACATTTTTGCCACGGGAATTTCTAATGGTGGTATTTTTTCCCATTATGTTGGTGCCATGCTTTCTGATCGAATTGCAGCGATCGCTCCTGTAGTCGGAGGTATTAGCGAGCCTCTTGCAAAGCAATTTGCGCCATCTTCGCCTATATCCGTTTTCATTTTACAAGGAACGGAAGATCCTCTGGTTCTCTATGAAGGGGAAATGTTGCAAAAACCAGAGGTAGAATTATCAGCACTGAGGCAACAATTAAGCTTTGGGTGCATCATAACAAGACCGATCGATTGCCAAAAACCACTCTATTGCCTGATGTAG
- a CDS encoding DUF6464 family protein, whose amino-acid sequence MKKIPQCDRCKFNAHSNYLVCAIHPSGVEGNRCPDFLLDPEVQELLSPIGFTFIDEQLYRMPIIYPVDFEPTLERSQQWEILNTHPFFTGVCPNCGGSYPQNVKIIHYDCQSCGWMDDSLG is encoded by the coding sequence ATGAAGAAAATTCCCCAGTGCGATCGCTGTAAATTCAATGCCCATAGTAACTATCTAGTTTGTGCTATTCATCCATCAGGAGTAGAAGGTAATCGCTGTCCAGACTTTTTATTAGACCCAGAGGTTCAAGAATTGTTGAGTCCAATAGGTTTTACATTCATTGATGAGCAGCTATACAGAATGCCAATTATTTATCCAGTAGATTTTGAGCCGACTTTAGAGCGATCGCAACAGTGGGAAATTTTGAATACCCATCCATTTTTTACAGGTGTTTGCCCGAATTGTGGCGGAAGTTACCCCCAGAACGTAAAGATCATTCATTATGATTGTCAGTCATGCGGTTGGATGGATGATAGCTTGGGCTAA
- a CDS encoding class I SAM-dependent methyltransferase: MTSWSFANVIQNDTSFNTPTLQKVIASSHRSIENRARDHDRHPLETLEFFGVSSNQTVVELWSGGGWYTEILAPFLRDRGKLIVTNFDPTKSKPAKAFQDKLAASPDIFGKVKVVTIDPPQRLNLAPDNSVDVVLTFRNIHNWIISGYADKVYTAAFQALKPNGILGVEEHRAKPGTNLQESAKTGYIDENAVIAEIEKVGFKFISKSEINANPKDTKDYPDGVWTLPPTLRLGEKDKDRYLAIGESDRMTLKFIKPSYN; the protein is encoded by the coding sequence ATGACCTCTTGGAGCTTTGCTAATGTTATCCAGAACGATACATCCTTCAACACCCCTACCCTGCAAAAAGTAATTGCCAGTTCCCATCGTTCCATAGAAAATCGTGCCCGTGATCATGATCGTCATCCCCTTGAAACGCTAGAATTTTTTGGCGTAAGCTCTAATCAAACAGTAGTTGAGCTATGGAGCGGAGGAGGATGGTATACGGAAATTCTCGCTCCTTTTTTGCGCGATCGCGGAAAGCTTATAGTCACTAATTTTGATCCAACTAAAAGCAAGCCCGCCAAAGCGTTTCAAGACAAATTGGCGGCTAGTCCTGACATTTTTGGCAAAGTGAAAGTTGTCACCATCGATCCACCCCAAAGACTCAATCTTGCCCCAGATAATTCCGTTGACGTGGTTCTCACATTTCGTAATATCCACAACTGGATTATTAGTGGTTATGCCGACAAAGTTTATACCGCAGCATTTCAGGCTCTGAAACCCAATGGTATTTTGGGAGTAGAAGAACATCGGGCAAAGCCAGGAACCAACTTACAAGAAAGTGCGAAGACGGGATATATCGACGAGAATGCCGTTATTGCCGAGATTGAGAAAGTAGGTTTTAAGTTCATTAGCAAGTCAGAAATTAATGCTAACCCCAAAGATACGAAAGACTATCCTGACGGAGTTTGGACTCTTCCACCTACATTAAGACTAGGAGAAAAAGATAAAGATCGCTATTTAGCCATTGGTGAAAGCGATCGCATGACCTTGAAATTTATTAAACCCTCCTACAATTAA
- a CDS encoding HNH endonuclease — protein MSRPYISVELDRNIRNIAKHRCGYCLSPQKLVMARLEIEHIIPISKGGSNEESNLWLACPICNSHKAGKIEAIDPVTDEVVALFNPRTQDWSEHFAWSEDGIRIVGKTATGRATVKALRLDNDLDALEVRSYWVQAGWHPPEN, from the coding sequence ATGAGTCGTCCGTATATCTCTGTTGAGCTTGATCGAAACATTCGTAATATCGCTAAGCATCGCTGTGGGTATTGCCTTAGCCCTCAGAAACTGGTTATGGCACGTCTGGAAATTGAACATATCATCCCAATTTCTAAAGGTGGTAGTAATGAAGAATCGAATTTATGGTTAGCTTGCCCAATTTGCAATAGTCATAAAGCGGGAAAGATTGAGGCGATCGATCCAGTGACAGATGAAGTGGTAGCACTATTTAACCCTCGTACCCAAGATTGGTCTGAGCATTTTGCTTGGTCAGAGGACGGTATTCGTATTGTTGGTAAGACGGCAACGGGAAGAGCTACGGTAAAAGCATTGAGGCTTGACAATGATCTCGATGCTTTAGAGGTTCGGAGTTATTGGGTACAAGCTGGTTGGCATCCCCCAGAAAACTAA
- a CDS encoding thermonuclease family protein, producing MKYLAFIPLSLSIALVILAIPVQATPRTCDVIKVNDGDTIKVSCSGTIERVRFCGVDAPEIKHGNKPAQPYGKEATDLVKQLLKGGKVEVSRTGSDRYGRTVAELFLGNTFINAEVVRQGYAYEYKQYSQGCPHREQIRQAEDRAKANKVGVWDGGNYQFPWDFRKSNR from the coding sequence ATGAAATATTTGGCATTTATCCCATTGTCATTGAGTATCGCATTGGTAATCTTGGCTATTCCTGTGCAAGCTACCCCTAGAACGTGTGATGTCATCAAGGTAAATGATGGAGACACGATCAAAGTAAGTTGCAGTGGAACTATCGAGAGAGTGAGATTCTGCGGTGTTGATGCCCCCGAAATTAAGCATGGAAATAAACCAGCGCAGCCATACGGCAAGGAGGCAACCGATTTAGTGAAGCAGCTTCTCAAGGGTGGCAAGGTAGAGGTAAGTCGAACGGGTAGCGATCGCTATGGGCGAACAGTAGCAGAATTATTTCTAGGTAATACTTTCATTAATGCCGAGGTAGTCAGGCAAGGTTACGCCTATGAGTACAAGCAATACTCCCAAGGTTGCCCGCATCGTGAACAAATTAGGCAAGCTGAAGATAGAGCTAAAGCTAATAAAGTCGGGGTCTGGGATGGTGGAAATTATCAGTTTCCTTGGGATTTTAGAAAGAGTAACAGATAG
- a CDS encoding TolC family protein: MISCLQLTQAAIAQQKPAPKSDDTDQGYDDGKDVDEAATTPTGKAPGTPTAPNVSRPNSVKPVITTPRTGKLITPGKLQPTGKIPQGIKVNDGANPDTESDPDISTPRELADKMDKQGEFELLKADLPCLDSSAACIKLLTERAIANSPTLKALDQQIQQNEANVKSIAQAAQGNIFTQLQPFVPFLAVPNTVLGLGTTLSSVITNLGGNARQDQTAAQNNATLQLRIAEIEKAKLDVKARIEDSVIQSLIQFDQVKVAADIAEAIANREASRFKLIEVAYRLGEGDTNSFIALQNGLDRTRLDVTRQKSAMRSQAAKIKRIVLGDEG, encoded by the coding sequence ATGATCTCGTGCTTGCAATTAACTCAGGCAGCGATCGCCCAACAAAAACCAGCCCCAAAAAGTGACGACACAGACCAAGGCTATGACGATGGTAAGGATGTTGATGAAGCTGCTACTACCCCCACGGGGAAAGCCCCCGGTACACCAACTGCTCCTAATGTAAGTAGACCTAATTCAGTTAAGCCAGTAATTACTACCCCTAGAACGGGTAAATTAATTACGCCTGGCAAACTGCAGCCCACTGGTAAAATCCCGCAAGGTATCAAGGTAAATGATGGTGCGAATCCAGATACAGAGAGTGATCCAGATATATCTACCCCACGAGAATTAGCAGATAAAATGGATAAGCAAGGTGAGTTTGAATTGCTGAAAGCTGATTTACCATGCCTTGACTCATCAGCCGCTTGTATAAAACTTTTGACCGAGAGAGCGATCGCTAATAGCCCAACACTAAAAGCACTAGATCAACAAATCCAACAGAATGAAGCTAATGTTAAGTCCATTGCCCAAGCAGCCCAAGGTAACATCTTTACGCAGTTACAGCCTTTCGTCCCATTCCTAGCAGTGCCAAATACAGTATTAGGACTTGGTACCACTCTTAGTAGCGTAATTACTAATCTTGGAGGTAATGCCAGACAAGACCAGACTGCTGCTCAGAATAATGCCACTTTGCAATTACGGATAGCTGAAATCGAAAAGGCTAAGCTAGATGTCAAAGCAAGGATAGAGGATTCTGTTATTCAAAGTCTGATCCAGTTCGATCAAGTTAAAGTAGCTGCTGATATTGCCGAGGCGATCGCTAACCGTGAAGCTAGTCGTTTTAAGTTAATAGAAGTAGCTTACCGCTTGGGCGAGGGTGATACTAATAGTTTTATTGCCCTTCAGAATGGACTCGATCGGACCAGACTAGATGTAACTCGCCAAAAGTCTGCCATGAGATCGCAAGCTGCCAAGATTAAAAGAATTGTTCTAGGGGATGAAGGTTAA
- a CDS encoding metal-dependent hydrolase, with translation MMSVTHAAIAACTTSLAIGTANPLVLGVAAIASQLPDIDTTKSFTGRAFYPLAAWLETKYAHRSVSHSFMASGIIAIATAPMLVFLNWQWWAAINLGFFMGWFADTFTKAGVGAFYPSTKRLVIPGNPNNRIRAGSSAEFWILAIATTILIISCNLISNGGVTENFARSFFRDAGTASEMFKRYGSTQQVFIKVKGNHVITNQAVDEEFKVISSGGLNSVIAEDSKRRLYQIGNDPSSQIKPVSVETRLGDPVAIASKEVELENILGVDWLNQLQNNAYVTGSLIVDDLNEAKAPLLVERYAPISIFGGQIKLVNARKSDLLPVLGDQFISQGRVIVKVRSDE, from the coding sequence ATGATGAGTGTCACCCATGCGGCGATCGCTGCTTGTACAACTTCTTTAGCAATCGGTACGGCTAATCCCCTTGTTCTAGGGGTAGCTGCTATAGCTTCACAACTTCCAGACATTGACACGACAAAATCATTTACGGGCAGAGCATTTTATCCATTAGCAGCATGGCTCGAAACTAAATATGCCCATAGGTCAGTTAGTCATAGTTTTATGGCTTCGGGAATCATAGCGATCGCCACGGCTCCGATGTTGGTATTTCTAAATTGGCAATGGTGGGCAGCTATTAACTTAGGCTTTTTTATGGGCTGGTTTGCCGACACTTTTACTAAAGCTGGTGTGGGTGCTTTTTATCCAAGTACGAAAAGATTGGTAATACCGGGGAATCCCAATAATCGGATCAGAGCAGGAAGCTCGGCTGAATTTTGGATTTTAGCGATCGCTACCACAATTCTAATAATCAGTTGCAATCTAATCAGCAATGGCGGAGTTACGGAGAATTTTGCTAGAAGCTTCTTTAGAGATGCTGGTACAGCAAGTGAGATGTTTAAGCGGTATGGCTCAACTCAGCAAGTTTTCATTAAGGTTAAAGGTAATCATGTCATCACGAATCAAGCTGTAGATGAAGAGTTTAAGGTGATTAGCTCAGGAGGTTTGAACTCAGTAATTGCCGAAGATAGTAAGCGTAGGCTGTATCAGATCGGTAATGATCCTTCCAGTCAAATTAAACCAGTTAGCGTTGAGACTCGACTTGGTGATCCTGTGGCGATCGCTTCTAAAGAGGTAGAGCTAGAAAATATATTGGGTGTCGATTGGCTAAACCAACTGCAAAATAATGCCTATGTCACTGGTTCTTTAATTGTCGATGACTTAAATGAGGCAAAGGCACCGCTATTAGTAGAACGGTATGCCCCAATCTCAATTTTCGGTGGTCAAATCAAACTGGTTAATGCTCGTAAGTCGGATTTATTGCCAGTACTAGGTGATCAGTTTATTTCTCAAGGTCGTGTAATCGTAAAGGTGCGTAGTGATGAATAA
- a CDS encoding AAA family ATPase produces the protein MHKLDIDLRHEDTQRAVSALVEGQSILVLGDDGGGKTTLAENVANQLRSRGYTVAIADYGGSAKKTFTVIAEELGVDTVRVNSVGKDIPLTADQLRDAIAKVLLTEPRPILICDNAHRYPSSLRYWLEEICADGGVIFLLATRPPRRDIFLKMPRTELKSIQTDRLRSLMIAEAQELGVNVDNSKLAELQERSGGNPYLAKRAVREEVLGLGDGEAGDHTEYVDGTPFLIAAVSLVAILRFIGLGLGDKSLYIIGGIFTVLAITLRVFFMQINKKSTKLGSKG, from the coding sequence ATGCACAAACTGGATATAGACCTGAGACACGAAGACACCCAAAGAGCAGTATCAGCCCTAGTAGAAGGGCAGTCAATTCTTGTTCTAGGGGATGATGGCGGGGGGAAGACTACCCTTGCCGAAAATGTGGCGAATCAGTTGCGTTCTAGGGGATATACCGTAGCGATCGCTGACTACGGAGGCAGTGCCAAGAAAACTTTTACAGTTATTGCCGAGGAACTTGGAGTAGATACTGTCAGAGTTAATAGTGTTGGGAAAGATATACCACTCACTGCGGATCAACTTCGGGATGCGATCGCAAAGGTTTTACTAACTGAGCCACGACCGATCCTAATTTGTGATAATGCCCACCGATACCCCAGTAGCCTTAGATATTGGCTAGAAGAAATCTGCGCCGATGGCGGTGTAATTTTTCTGCTTGCTACCCGTCCCCCAAGGAGAGATATTTTTTTAAAGATGCCCCGCACAGAGTTGAAATCAATTCAAACAGATAGACTCAGAAGCCTGATGATTGCTGAAGCTCAGGAGCTTGGGGTAAATGTTGATAACTCGAAACTTGCAGAGCTTCAAGAACGTTCTGGGGGTAATCCTTACTTAGCTAAGAGGGCAGTACGGGAAGAGGTTCTGGGCTTAGGTGATGGGGAAGCGGGTGATCATACGGAATATGTCGATGGCACTCCATTCTTGATAGCTGCTGTGTCACTGGTGGCAATCCTGCGCTTTATTGGGCTGGGGCTGGGCGATAAGAGCTTGTATATCATCGGTGGAATCTTTACGGTGCTTGCAATTACGCTCAGAGTCTTCTTCATGCAGATTAATAAAAAATCCACAAAGTTAGGTAGTAAAGGCTAA
- a CDS encoding RecQ family zinc-binding domain-containing protein: protein MSSCLRSISSLCIYTFARQGINKSDVRWLIHYQSPLTLSEYIQEVGRAGRDQKPAQALMLVSEPSGILDSSDRNRHEFFLQEQQKLRRKAQIIIPKLPTKGNYEEVSRKFADAAIALGLLHSHGKLIWHNPFEYQILNAKSELPDYDRTAIDQMQAYISTKSCRWSFLMSAFGFNQEAKGLRCGICDRCRS, encoded by the coding sequence GTGTCTTCGTGTCTCAGGTCTATATCCAGTTTGTGCATCTATACGTTTGCTAGACAGGGAATTAATAAGTCGGACGTGCGCTGGCTCATCCACTATCAGTCACCTTTAACCCTCTCTGAGTATATCCAAGAAGTTGGTAGAGCAGGCAGAGATCAGAAACCCGCCCAAGCTTTAATGCTGGTAAGTGAACCATCGGGTATTTTAGATTCAAGCGATCGCAATCGCCACGAATTTTTTTTACAAGAACAGCAGAAACTCCGCCGTAAAGCACAGATTATTATTCCCAAACTACCAACAAAGGGTAATTATGAAGAGGTAAGCAGAAAATTTGCTGATGCGGCGATCGCCCTTGGACTTCTTCACAGCCACGGCAAATTAATTTGGCATAATCCCTTTGAATATCAAATCCTCAACGCTAAATCGGAACTTCCTGATTATGACCGTACTGCCATCGATCAGATGCAGGCATATATTTCCACTAAAAGTTGTCGATGGTCTTTTCTAATGTCAGCATTTGGATTTAACCAAGAGGCAAAAGGATTAAGATGTGGAATCTGCGATCGCTGCCGATCATAA
- the sixA gene encoding phosphohistidine phosphatase SixA, which yields MPPLNIYLIRHGIAVDRHENIDDFERSLTPEGTKKVHDIAHKLHKLGLKFDLLQTSPLIRARQTAEIFAQTFNTSLEISELLAPGDNFKNWLRWLLTWQEQGHTSLGIVGHEPDLSTWAELLVFGDVQGSIVLKKAGIIGITIPEAGLPIGNSLLFLLLPPKLLSNH from the coding sequence ATGCCTCCACTCAACATTTATCTAATTCGTCATGGAATTGCTGTTGATCGCCATGAAAATATTGATGATTTTGAGCGATCGCTTACGCCCGAAGGTACTAAGAAAGTCCATGATATTGCCCATAAATTACATAAGTTAGGGCTTAAATTTGATCTACTCCAAACTAGCCCCCTAATTCGAGCCAGACAAACCGCCGAAATTTTTGCCCAGACCTTTAATACCTCTTTAGAAATATCGGAACTTTTAGCTCCGGGTGACAACTTTAAAAATTGGCTACGTTGGCTACTTACTTGGCAAGAACAAGGACATACTTCCTTGGGCATAGTCGGACATGAACCAGACTTAAGTACATGGGCAGAGCTATTAGTATTTGGAGATGTACAAGGCTCGATAGTACTTAAAAAAGCTGGAATTATTGGCATCACTATTCCAGAGGCAGGTTTACCCATCGGTAATAGTCTTTTATTTTTATTACTACCACCTAAATTATTAAGCAATCATTAA